The following proteins are encoded in a genomic region of Bubalus kerabau isolate K-KA32 ecotype Philippines breed swamp buffalo chromosome 13, PCC_UOA_SB_1v2, whole genome shotgun sequence:
- the LOC129624984 gene encoding LOW QUALITY PROTEIN: endogenous retrovirus group K member 7 Gag polyprotein-like (The sequence of the model RefSeq protein was modified relative to this genomic sequence to represent the inferred CDS: inserted 2 bases in 1 codon): MGQGNSHQLFLHMLKTMLKGRGIHVNKLQLEKFLLFIEEVCPWFPEEGTVSLETWKKVGKQLQTYYSLHGPNRVPVDAFSLWTLIRDCLDPEHEGPKIQTALWDSTEPEVAEPSAPPPEPLYAVPEGTACKAGGNDDVLSSDEQEELNEQAAQYHREDMPWEIMVSMQPPIGKGELKHSGLSEEQLESLIQKIVIAVKKEAQGDSHSSRPVPPACPPSVLAGLDPPLPFIEPQELISIPASLPGENIKIRSEILLSLLQQAIKQANDEGEHIPGFSGIYPVFENAQQQRYYEPLSFKQLKELKVACAQYGPTVPFTQAIIEALGNQNLPPNDRKQVARACLSGGDYLLWKSEFAEQCGIIADINWRQGLNTTYEMMVGEGDYRDTNNQLNYLPGAYPQISAANSDKKTEDLSKIRQGPDEPYQDFVACLLEAISKMIGDEQAGMVLAKQLAYENANSACQAALRPYRKKGGLSDYVRIXLAAVLQGKTVTEVLYQQQKRDKTSGRPRVPGSLGSCFSCGQTGHQAAHCPQKQAQKPTQTPNICPRCKKGKHWVKDCHSKTDLQGKPLPLVSGNWVRGQPQAPKQC; the protein is encoded by the exons ATGGGACAAGGCAATAGCCACCAGTTATTTCTACATATGTTGAAAACTATGTTAAAAGGTAGGGGAATTCATGTAAATAAGTTACAGTTagagaagtttttactttttatagaaGAAGTTTGTCCTTGGTTTccagaggaaggaacagttagtctggaaacttggaaaaaagtaggaaaacaattGCAGACATATTACTCCTTACATGGTCCCAATCGTGTCCCTGTGGATGCTTTTTCTTTGTGGACTCTCATAAGAGACTGTCTGGATCCTGAACATGAGGGGCCTAAGATTCAAACGGCCCTCTGGGATTCCACAGAACCCGAAGTTGCAGAGCCTTCCGCCCCTCCGCCTGAGCCGCTTTATGCTGTGCCTGAGGGAACAGCTTGTAAGGCTGGAGGGAATGATGATGTGTTAAGCTCTGATGAACAGGAAGAATTAAATGAACAAGCGGCTCAGTACCATAGAGAGGATATGCCTTGGGAGATAATGGTTAGCATGCAGCCCCCCATAGGAAAAGGGGAATTAAAGCATTCAGGGCTTTCCGAAGAACAGCTGGAGAGTTTAATTCAGAAAATTGTTATAGCAGTAAAAAAGGAAGCACAGGGAGACTCCCACTCCAGCCGGCCTGTGCCTCCAGCATGTCCTCCCTCGGTTCTTGCTGGGCTCGATCCACCTCTGCCTTTCATAGAACCGCAAGAGCTTATATCTATCCCTGCTTCTTTGCCCggtgaaaacataaaaattagaagTGAGATATTATTATCTCTTCTTCAACAAGCGATTAAGCAAGCTAATGATGAAGGAGAACATATTCCCGGGTTTTCAGGAATCTATCCAGTATTTGAAAATGCTCAACAGCAGAGGTATTATGAACCGCTATCCTTTAAGCAACTAAAAGAGCTAAAAGTGGCTTGTGCACAATACGGCCCGACTGTGCCGTTTACTCAGGCTATTATAGAGGCTTTAGGAAATCAAAATCTGCCACCTAATGATAGGAAACAGGTTGCTCGGGCTTGTTTATCTGGAGGAGATTATTTACTATGGAAATCTGAGTTTGCTGAGCAGTGTGGAATCATAGCCGATATCAATTGGCGACAGGGACTGAATACCACTTATGAAATGATGGTGGGAGAGGGGGATTATCGAGACACTAATAATCAACTTAATTATTTGCCTGGAGCCTACCCTCAGATTAGTGCTGCAAATTCTGATAAAAAGACTGAAGATTTATCTAAAATTCGCCAGGGGCCAGATGAACCATATCAGGATTTTGTTGCCTGCCTGCTTGAGGCAATTAGTAAAATGATAGGGGATGAGCAGGCAGGAATGGTGTTGGCTAAACAGCTTGCTTATGAGAATGCCAATTCAGCTTGTCAAGCTGCCCTGAGACCTTACAGAAAAAAGGGAGGCTTATCTGATTATGTACGGAT TTTGGCCGCGGTATTACAGGGAAAGACAGTCACAGAAGTACTGTATCAGCAACAAAAGCGGGATAAAACTAGTGGTCGGCCTCGAGTCCCTGGCTCGCTGGGAAGCTGCTTCTCTTGTGGCCAAACGGGCCATCAGGCCGCCCACTGCCCGCAGAAGCAGGCCCAGAAACCTACTCAAACCCCTAACATTTGTCCTAGGTGTAAGAAAGGCAAACACTGGGTGAAGGATTGCCATTCTAAAACTGACTTACAGGGAAAGCCACTTCCTCTGGTCTCGGGAAACTGGGTGaggggccagccccaggccccgaAACAATGT